From the genome of Nicotiana sylvestris chromosome 2, ASM39365v2, whole genome shotgun sequence, one region includes:
- the LOC138886194 gene encoding secreted RxLR effector protein 161-like, with translation MIHQQKYAKELIKMFKIDESKEIDTPIATATKLDIDEPGSSVDQKLYRGMIGSLLYLTANRLDIVFSVGLRARFQANPKESHLTAVKRILRYLKGTTDLCIWYPKGSNFNLVGYADADYAGFLVDWKNTSGMAHFLGSCIVSWAIKKQNSVALSTIEAEYVAATSYCAQLLWIKH, from the coding sequence atgatccatcaacagaagtatgcaaaagagctgATCAAAATGTTTAAAAttgatgaatcaaaggaaatagacacccccattgcaactgccactaaattagatatagatgaacctggttcttcagttgatcagaagttgtataggggtatgattggttcactcttatATCTTACTGCCAATAGACTAgacatagttttcagtgtagggcttcgTGCTCGCTTTCAGGccaatccaaaagagtctcacttgactgctgtcaagaggatactaagatatttgaaaggcaccactgatctaTGTATTTGgtatcctaaaggtagtaatttcaatctagtaggatatgctgatgctgattatgcaggtttccttgtggattgGAAAAatacctcaggtatggctcacttTCTTGGCTCATGTATTGTATCTTGGGCCattaaaaagcaaaattcagtggccttatctactattgaggctgaatatgttgctgCTACTTCTTattgtgctcaattgttatggATCAAACATTAG